In Brachypodium distachyon strain Bd21 chromosome 2, Brachypodium_distachyon_v3.0, whole genome shotgun sequence, one genomic interval encodes:
- the LOC100826957 gene encoding F-box/FBD/LRR-repeat protein At2g04230, which yields MEETEAAALRASKRGRSIPVDDQEKPPESGSRLDDPRSLEDLISNLPDAMLGTIISLLPTKDGMRIQVLSHRWLPLWRSAPLNLVADHHLANTPDVVFKILSDHQGPARCFSLHLAILGRRRGEIDGWLYSQSLDNLQEIRVTNKAAAQYILPSAMLRFAPTLCKGKVDVSLTTKMHTMKIMFLDSVDPKFDEVVDFLRCFPCLERLHVSLYPEKGMDNLRKYDPWDLVECLELHLKKVVLRNYNGNNKAAIDFAKFLILNAKVLKEMKIEVISNRSDKRLQYHRRQLQVENRASQDARVELNSVEVDILLVYKPQGCIKS from the exons ATGGAGGAGACGGAGGCGGCAGCGTTGCGTGCTTCCAAGAGGGGCAGATCTATTCCGGTTGATGACCAAGAAAAACCACCGGAGAGCGGCAGTCGCCTCGACGATCCGCGGAGCCTTGAGGATCTCATCAGCAACCTCCCCGATGCCATGCTTGGTACCATAATTTCTCTCCTCCCCACTAAGGATGGCATGCGCATACAGGTACTCTCCCACCGTTGGCTTCCCCTCTGGCGCTCCGCACCTCTCAACCTTGTGGCTGACCATCACCTAGCAAACACCCCCGATGTGGTCTTCAAGATCCTATCGGACCATCAAGGTCCTGCTCGTTGCTTCTCGCTCCACCTCGCCATCCTTGGAAGACGCAGGGGCGAGATTGACGGATGGCTCTACTCCCAATCCCTTGATAACCTCCAGGAGATCCGGGTCACCAACAAGGCAGCGGCACAATACATACTGCCTTCGGCCATGCTCCGTTTCGCGCCCACGCTCTGCAAA GGAAAGGTTGATGTCAGCTTGACAACCAAAATGCACACCATGAAGATTATGTTTCTTGACTCTGTTGATCCTAAATTTGATGAGGTTGTTGACTTCCTCCGGTGCTTCCCTTGCTTGGAGAGGTTGCATGTCAGC TTATACCCAGAAAAGGGTATGGATAATTTGCGGAAATATGACCCATGGGATCTAGTTGAATGCCTTGAGCTTCATCTCAAGAAAGTGGTGCTAAGGAATTATAATGGTAACAACAAGGCAGCTATCGACTTTGCGAAGTTCCTTATTTTGAATGCAAAAGTTCTAAAGGAGATGAAAATTGAAGTCATTAGCAACCGCAGTGACAAGCGTCTGCAATATCACCGTAGGCAGTTGCAAGTGGAGAACAGGGCTTCACAAGATGCCCGTGTTGAACTCAATAG TGTTGAAGTTGATATCTTGCTTGTTTACAAGCCTCAAGGTTGTATTAAATCATAG
- the LOC104583092 gene encoding putative FBD-associated F-box protein At3g60710 produces MEEAEAATLRAFKRGRSIPVDDHGKPPESGSHLEDPRSLEDLISSLPDAILGTIIFLLPTKDGVRTQVCSRRWLPLWRSAPLNLMVDHHLAMLDLETITDVVSKILSDHQGPARRISLHLAFLAGRRREIDGWLHSQSLDNLEEIEVTNIGPAHYKLPPAVLHFAPTLCTVKLHRCRFPNLGKVAVSLTTKMHAMKILFLDSVGPNFNMVFDFLKCFPCLERLYVSSYPEKGMDSLRNYDPQDPVECLEFHLKKVVLKNYNGNNKAAVDFAKFIILNAKVLKEMKIEVISNRSDKRRQYHRRQLQVENRASQDARVELSRSLPGIMDDRYGHDFSRADPWDIVE; encoded by the exons atggaGGAGGCTGAGGCGGCAACGTTGCGTGCTTTCAAGAGGGGCAGATCTATTCCGGTTGATGACCATGGAAAACCACCGGAGAGCGGTAGCCACCTTGAAGATCCGCGGAGCCTCGAGGATCTCATCAGCAGCCTCCCCGATGCCATCCTTGGTACCATAATTTTTCTCCTCCCTACTAAAGACGGCGTGCGCACACAGGTATGCTCCCGACGTTGGCTTCCTCTCTGGCGCTCCGCACCTCTCAACCTCATGGTTGACCATCACCTTGCCATGCTCGACCTAGAAACCATCACCGATGTGGTCTCCAAGATCCTATCGGATCATCAAGGTCCCGCTCGCCGCATCTCGCTCCAcctcgccttcctcgccgGACGTCGGCGCGAGATTGATGGATGGCTTCACTCCCAATCCCTCGATAACCTCGAGGAGATCGAGGTCACAAACATTGGACCAGCACACTACAAACTGCCTCCGGCTGTGCTCCACTTCGCGCCCACGCTCTGCACGGTCAAGCTCCATAGATGTCGATTCCCCAACTTG GGAAAGGTTGCTGTCAGCTTGACAACCAAAATGCACGCCATGAAGATTCTGTTTCTTGACTCTGTTGGTCCTAACTTTAATATGGTTTTTGACTTCCTCAAGTGCTTTCCTTGCTTGGAGAGGTTGTATGTTAGT TCATACCCAGAAAAGGGTATGGATAGTTTGCGCAACTATGACCCACAGGATCCAGTGGAATGCCTTGAGTTTCATCTCAAAAAAGTGGTGTTAAAGAATTATAATGGTAATAACAAGGCAGCTGTCGACTTTGCAAAGTTCATTATTTTGAATGCAAAAGTTCTAAAGGAGATGAAAATTGAAGTCATTAGCAACCGCAGCGACAAGCGACGGCAATATCACCGTAGGCAGTTGCAAGTGGAGAACAGGGCTTCTCAAGATGCCCGTGTTGAACTCAGTAGGTCCTTGCCAGGAATCATGGATGATCGATATGGCCATGATTTCTCAAGGGCTGATCCCTGGGACATAGTTGAATAG
- the LOC100827260 gene encoding LOW QUALITY PROTEIN: F-box/FBD/LRR-repeat protein At3g26920-like (The sequence of the model RefSeq protein was modified relative to this genomic sequence to represent the inferred CDS: inserted 1 base in 1 codon; deleted 2 bases in 1 codon), whose amino-acid sequence MEEDHISGLPDDLLGEIISLLPTKSGARTQLLSRRWRPLWRRSAPLNLSTATSSSISEDRTAAAVSRILSAHPGPARRASLGFICFIPDMDTWFRSPSLANLQELEFAYMMRCPGGGGTMHRLPPSALLRFAPTLRVALFRSCQFPDLAAPPLPPNFPRLKRLAFHRLSDDSLRTLISACTVLETLSLGRVAFHRLCICSQTLRSISVYAPMDTKLGIVTSRELVIEDTPCLERLLPFYPDSTTGPSAIQVIWAPKLKMLGLLSQDISALNLGRTVFQKMIAVKLMTKMLTVKTLALDSVGPNLDAVVDLLRCXPCLDKLYVLLHIQKGLNTVRRNYDSLDPVECLELHLKEVVLKNYSGKRRPHIDFARFFILNAKVLKELEIGFLNKQTDKWACYQRRRLQVENRASRDARIELKSNLPTKFTHNRHIHDLSMADPFEKSFVNR is encoded by the exons ATGGAGGAAGATCACATCAGCGGGCTCCCGGACGACTTGCTGGGCGAAatcatctccctcctccccaccAAGTCCGGCGCCCGCACGCAGCTCCTGTCCCGACGGTGGCGCCCCCTCTGGCGGCGCTCGGCTCCCCTCAACCTGAGTACCGCGACCAGTTCCTCGATT AGCGAAgaccgcaccgccgccgcggtctcCAGGATCCTCTCGGCCCACCCCGGCCCCGCACGCCGCGCCTCGCTCGGCTTCATCTGCTTCATCCCCGACATGGACACCTGGTTCCGCTCCCCGTCCCTCGCCAACCTCCAGGAGCTCGAGTTCGCCTACATGATGCGTTgccccggcggcgggggcacgATGCACCGGCTGCCGCCGTCCGCGCTCCTCCGCTTCGCGCCCACGCTCCGCGTCGCCCTGTTCCGCAGCTGTCAGTTCCCCGAcctggcggcgccgccgctgccgcccaaTTTTCCGCGCCTCAAGCGGCTCGCCTTTCATCGCCTCTCGGATGACTCCCTCCGAACCCTGATCTCCGCGTGCACCGTCCTGGAAACCCTTTCGCTGGGACGCGTCGCCTTTCATCGCCTCTGCATCTGCTCTCAAACTCTCAGGAGCATCAGCGTCTATGCTCCTATGGACACCAAATTAGGCATCGTCACTTCTCGAGAGCTAGTCATCGAGGACACCCCTTGCCTTGAGAGGCTGCTGCCATTTTACCCGGACAGTACAACTGGTCCCTCGGCCATCCAGGTGATCTGGGCACCTAAGCTGAAGATGTTGGGTTTGCTCTCCCAAGACATATCCGCACTTAACCTTGGAAGGACAGTTTTTCAG AAAATGATTGCCGTCAAGTTGATGACCAAAATGCTCACCGTGAAGACTTTGGCTCTTGACTCTGTTGGCCCTAATTTGGATGCGGTCGTTGACCTCCTCAGAT TTCCTTGCTTGGATAAGCTCTATGTCCTT TTGCATATACAGAAGGGTTTGAATACTGTGCGGAGGAATTATGACTCCCTGGATCCAGTTGAATGCCTTGAGCTCCATCTCAAAGAAGTGGTGTTGAAGAATTACAGTGGTAAAAGGAGACCACATATTGACTTTGCGaggttttttattttgaatgcGAAAGTGCTAAAGGAATTGGAGATCGGATTTCTTAACAAACAAACCGACAAATGGGCGTGTTATCAACGTAGGCGGCTGCAAGTGGAGAATAGAGCTTCTCGAGATGCACGAATTGAACTAAAAAGCAATTTGCCTACGAAATTCACGCACAACAGgcatatccatgatttgtCAATGGCTGATCCCTTTGAAAAGTCATTTGTCAATAGGTAG